A section of the Prochlorococcus sp. MIT 1341 genome encodes:
- the gndA gene encoding NADP-dependent phosphogluconate dehydrogenase → MSKAHFGLIGLGVMGENLVLNAERNGFSSVVYNRTYSKTEEFLNGRGAGKQISGARDLKDFVNKLDRPRRILMMIKAGSAIDSVIESISPYLEVGDLLIDGGNSEFRDTERRVLELERKSFGFIGMGISGGSKGALEGPSMMPGGTKTSYEAIESLVCKMSAQVEDGPCVTYIGPGGSGHFVKTVHNGIEYAIEQILAEAYDLMKRICGMSGDEIADVFRRWNATEQLSSYLVEITESCLRTKDCGGKEDLVEKIMDKAGQKGTGLWTVLSALELGAPVPTIYAALNARVMSSMKEQRILAQQIISGPSIKSFDLGKTDNDMSFLMDAVVLACFASYAQGMELLRIGSNEYNYKLNMPSIAQIWKGGCIIRSQLLGRIQNAYSACPELQNLLVDPWFSLEVNRRLPGLASVVAGGVASGIPLPCLTSTLDYINSYRTGRLPQNLVQAMRDCFGSHTYQRVDKEGIFHTNWID, encoded by the coding sequence ATGTCCAAGGCTCATTTCGGATTAATTGGTCTTGGTGTTATGGGCGAAAACCTCGTCTTAAATGCTGAGCGAAATGGTTTTTCAAGTGTTGTTTATAACCGCACATATTCCAAAACAGAAGAGTTCTTAAACGGACGTGGTGCTGGAAAACAGATTTCCGGTGCAAGAGACCTTAAAGATTTTGTAAACAAGTTAGATCGCCCTAGAAGGATCCTCATGATGATTAAGGCTGGATCTGCGATTGATTCGGTAATTGAATCGATTTCTCCTTATTTAGAAGTTGGTGATTTATTGATAGATGGGGGGAATTCAGAATTTCGTGATACTGAACGCAGAGTTTTGGAATTGGAAAGAAAAAGTTTTGGATTTATTGGGATGGGAATCTCAGGAGGATCTAAGGGAGCTCTTGAAGGGCCAAGCATGATGCCAGGCGGAACAAAGACTTCCTATGAGGCCATAGAGAGCCTAGTTTGCAAAATGTCTGCCCAGGTAGAAGATGGTCCTTGTGTGACTTATATCGGTCCAGGAGGCTCAGGCCATTTTGTTAAGACAGTGCATAACGGTATTGAGTATGCAATAGAGCAGATTCTTGCTGAGGCCTATGACCTTATGAAGCGTATATGTGGAATGTCAGGTGATGAGATCGCTGATGTTTTTAGAAGGTGGAATGCTACAGAACAGTTGTCTTCTTATTTGGTTGAAATAACTGAATCTTGCCTTCGTACGAAAGATTGTGGGGGGAAAGAGGATCTTGTTGAAAAGATTATGGATAAGGCCGGACAAAAAGGTACAGGATTATGGACTGTGCTTAGTGCTTTGGAGCTTGGTGCACCTGTACCAACAATTTATGCAGCTCTTAATGCTCGGGTAATGAGTTCAATGAAGGAGCAGAGAATATTGGCTCAACAAATTATTTCAGGTCCCTCTATAAAGTCTTTTGATCTTGGGAAGACAGATAATGATATGTCTTTTTTGATGGATGCAGTTGTGCTTGCTTGCTTCGCAAGCTATGCACAAGGGATGGAATTATTGCGAATTGGTTCGAATGAATATAACTACAAATTGAACATGCCTTCAATAGCTCAGATTTGGAAGGGAGGCTGCATTATTCGTTCTCAGCTTTTAGGTAGAATTCAAAATGCCTATAGTGCTTGCCCGGAGTTGCAAAACCTTCTAGTTGATCCTTGGTTTTCGCTAGAGGTGAATAGACGACTACCGGGGTTAGCCTCTGTAGTAGCAGGTGGTGTAGCAAGCGGGATTCCTTTACCCTGTTTGACCAGTACACTTGATTACATTAATAGCTATCGTACCGGACGGTTGCCACAGAACCTTGTTCAGGCTATGAGAGATTGCTTTGGTTCACATACCTACCAACGAGTAGATAAAGAAGGTATCTTTCATACAAATTGGATAGATTAA
- a CDS encoding CIA30 family protein, with translation MKNDLSSSKEQESFCQILSEDQFSEWTCINDTIMGGNSQAGCEVTSEGLVFVGNLVEEGGGFVSCCSPQIDPALDLSSFRGLRIILDGDGRNMKFAVACGANTFVFPEFFTGGVKWISEFPTRESDSTTVDIFFDSLKPTIRAKKVRVPLRFDSSKIIQFQLLHSKFGNPGQLNSRFRPGPIRLLLRSISGIL, from the coding sequence GTGAAAAACGATTTATCCTCTTCAAAAGAACAAGAATCTTTTTGTCAGATATTATCTGAGGATCAGTTTTCAGAATGGACGTGTATTAATGACACAATTATGGGAGGTAATAGTCAAGCTGGGTGTGAAGTCACTTCAGAAGGTTTAGTTTTTGTTGGTAACCTTGTTGAAGAAGGAGGAGGTTTCGTAAGTTGTTGTTCTCCTCAAATTGATCCTGCTTTGGATCTTTCTAGCTTTCGTGGTTTGAGAATAATACTTGACGGCGATGGACGTAATATGAAGTTTGCAGTTGCCTGCGGAGCTAATACTTTTGTTTTTCCAGAGTTTTTTACAGGGGGGGTTAAATGGATCTCTGAATTTCCAACTCGAGAGTCAGACTCGACTACTGTAGACATATTTTTTGATAGTTTAAAGCCTACAATCCGGGCGAAAAAGGTAAGGGTGCCCTTGCGTTTTGATTCTTCTAAGATCATTCAATTTCAGTTGCTGCATTCAAAGTTTGGTAACCCTGGCCAATTAAATTCTCGATTCCGACCTGGGCCTATAAGGCTTTTATTGCGTTCTATTAGTGGAATCCTTTAA
- the pgl gene encoding 6-phosphogluconolactonase — protein MTTYKLITAKDKHDLARLACDVIASSIDLVLDQRDRCSLTLSGGSTPQATYESLAREHLPWDRVDVFLGDERWVDLNDERSNARMIRGSLLASGPGAKATFHPIPTLEFPSPEQSASAYSTLLQKHCDGAPPILDLVLLGLGNDGHTASLFPYSSALNVTDKAATVCRGNGLERVTITSSVLSSARKVIFLVSGKSKNLALNRLQDFSEPLERTPARLIQPNTEVLILADRLAVEGTL, from the coding sequence ATGACGACTTATAAGTTGATTACGGCTAAAGACAAGCATGATTTGGCACGTCTTGCATGCGATGTAATTGCTTCAAGTATTGATCTTGTTCTTGACCAGAGAGATCGCTGTTCGTTAACTCTTTCAGGAGGATCGACACCACAAGCTACTTATGAATCCCTTGCAAGAGAACATTTGCCTTGGGATCGCGTTGATGTGTTCCTTGGAGACGAGCGTTGGGTTGATCTTAACGATGAAAGAAGTAATGCCAGAATGATTAGAGGGAGTCTATTGGCTAGTGGACCTGGGGCCAAGGCTACCTTTCACCCTATTCCTACCCTTGAATTTCCTAGTCCTGAACAAAGTGCTAGTGCATACTCCACTCTTCTTCAGAAACATTGTGACGGAGCCCCACCGATTCTTGATTTAGTACTACTTGGATTAGGAAATGATGGCCATACGGCATCTTTGTTTCCGTATTCATCTGCACTGAATGTAACTGATAAGGCCGCAACTGTTTGCAGGGGGAATGGATTAGAAAGGGTGACTATTACTTCTTCTGTTTTGAGCTCTGCTAGAAAAGTTATTTTTTTAGTAAGTGGAAAATCTAAGAATTTGGCCCTTAACCGGTTGCAGGATTTCTCTGAGCCTTTAGAGAGAACCCCAGCTCGTTTGATTCAACCAAATACTGAAGTCTTAATTCTTGCAGATAGACTTGCAGTCGAAGGAACTTTATAA
- a CDS encoding glucose-1-phosphate adenylyltransferase, translated as MKRVLAIILGGGAGTRLYPLTKMRAKPAVPLAGKYRLIDIPISNCINSGINKMYVLTQFNSASLNRHLTQSYNLSAPFGQGFVEVLAAQQTPESPSWFEGTADAVRKYQWLFQEWDVDEYLILSGDQLYRMDYSLFVDYHRTNKADLTVAALPVDAQQAEGFGLMKTDEEGNIKSFSEKPKGDALKAMAVDTSRFGLSKESSIKKPYLASMGIYVFSRDTLFDLLNKNPLHKDFGKEIIPESLSRGDHLRSYVFDDYWEDIGTIGAFYESNLALTQQPTPPFSFYDEKFPIYTRPRYLPPTKLVDAQITDSIIGEGSILKSCSIHHCVLGVRSRVESNVVLKDSLVMGSDFVESSEERLLLRQGGGIPLGVGEGTTVKRAILDKNTRIGNNVAIVNKDNVEDTDRPEEGFYIRNGIVVVVKNATISDGAVI; from the coding sequence ATGAAAAGGGTTTTAGCAATCATTCTTGGAGGCGGGGCAGGAACTCGTCTCTATCCATTGACCAAGATGCGGGCAAAGCCCGCTGTTCCCTTGGCGGGTAAATATCGCCTCATTGATATCCCAATAAGTAACTGCATTAATTCCGGCATCAATAAGATGTACGTCTTAACTCAGTTCAATAGTGCTTCCCTTAATAGGCACCTTACTCAGAGTTACAACCTTAGTGCTCCCTTTGGACAAGGATTTGTTGAGGTCCTAGCGGCTCAGCAAACACCTGAGAGCCCTTCTTGGTTCGAGGGTACAGCTGATGCGGTTCGCAAGTACCAGTGGCTTTTTCAAGAATGGGACGTAGATGAATATTTGATTCTTTCAGGTGACCAGTTATACCGAATGGATTACAGCCTTTTTGTAGATTACCATCGAACAAATAAAGCCGATTTAACTGTTGCTGCTTTGCCCGTAGATGCCCAGCAAGCCGAAGGATTCGGTCTTATGAAAACTGATGAAGAGGGGAATATAAAAAGTTTTAGTGAAAAGCCAAAAGGAGATGCTTTGAAGGCAATGGCAGTAGATACCTCGCGTTTTGGTCTTTCCAAGGAATCATCAATTAAGAAGCCTTACCTTGCTTCTATGGGTATCTATGTATTTAGTAGAGATACATTATTTGATTTGTTAAATAAGAATCCACTTCATAAAGATTTCGGGAAGGAAATAATACCTGAATCACTTTCTAGGGGGGATCATTTGAGGAGTTATGTTTTTGATGATTACTGGGAAGATATTGGAACGATTGGTGCTTTTTATGAATCTAACCTTGCCCTTACACAACAACCTACACCTCCTTTTAGCTTTTATGACGAAAAATTCCCCATTTATACAAGACCACGATATTTACCTCCTACAAAACTTGTTGACGCACAAATTACTGATTCCATTATTGGGGAAGGCTCTATTCTTAAGTCATGCAGCATTCATCATTGTGTTCTGGGAGTTAGAAGTCGTGTTGAAAGCAATGTAGTTCTTAAAGATTCTTTGGTTATGGGTTCTGATTTTGTTGAGTCTTCTGAAGAACGCCTTCTTTTAAGGCAAGGTGGTGGAATCCCCCTAGGAGTAGGAGAAGGAACTACAGTTAAGAGAGCAATACTTGATAAAAATACACGAATTGGGAATAATGTAGCGATAGTAAATAAAGATAATGTTGAGGATACGGATAGACCTGAGGAGGGATTTTATATACGCAATGGAATTGTAGTTGTTGTTAAGAATGCCACAATTTCTGATGGAGCTGTTATTTAA